The Chthoniobacterales bacterium genome has a window encoding:
- a CDS encoding HAMP domain-containing sensor histidine kinase, with translation MKRSIWIFLLAIVLPSIALGWLALRSANQQQIILERRTAQLYQKETDAVATAARGLIDEERRAFSERVRQLLATASAPELARNFAGKFKGVWPRAAIGFALSADGDLISPSADEASGDAERQKFLLNNSAFLSGRVPGTVYSVPEELNPLDQRRKIKTEADKLAAARELAAQKSAATQRQTTVSPPAAPAPTMKDENKLALRRNVAPQQVLKEDLPAVSQLVPATADFKALTSDRPEGVVTRFMQDRLEILFWLRPPEAPGMVFGCLVGAEALNDIWRDALPDNPAPDYVLALLNDKTRPVATQPANVTGRDWRRPFVASEIGEALPHWEAALYLVRPEQLQENARRVRRNLLLLVAAALAAIGFGGWAVFADARRQLALAQKKTDFVSNVSHELKTPLTSIRMFAEMMQSGNASAEKRPQYLRIIVAEAERLTRLINNVLDFARLERKQKRYDFRPLDLHAVLVRTWEGQELHLREQGFTTRWQAAPPPYPVRGDEDALAQILVNLLSNAEKYSGEQKEVEVHSYLAQNSVHVSVLDRGSGVPPGEETKIFEAFYRAHDSLASGIQGSGLGLTLAQRLAKEHGGEITYQAREGGGSNVTLRLPLNTEET, from the coding sequence GTGAAACGAAGCATCTGGATATTTCTCCTCGCCATCGTCCTGCCGAGTATCGCGCTCGGCTGGCTGGCGTTGCGGAGTGCGAACCAGCAGCAGATCATCCTGGAACGCCGCACCGCGCAGCTTTATCAAAAGGAGACCGATGCCGTCGCAACCGCGGCGCGGGGCTTGATCGACGAGGAGCGACGCGCATTTTCCGAGCGCGTGCGCCAGTTGCTCGCGACAGCATCGGCTCCAGAGCTGGCTCGTAATTTCGCAGGGAAGTTCAAAGGCGTCTGGCCTCGCGCGGCGATCGGGTTTGCGCTGAGTGCGGATGGAGATCTCATCTCACCTTCCGCAGACGAAGCGAGCGGTGACGCTGAGCGTCAGAAATTCCTCCTTAACAATAGTGCGTTCCTCTCGGGGAGAGTGCCCGGGACGGTTTACTCCGTGCCCGAAGAACTAAACCCGCTGGATCAGAGGCGAAAAATCAAAACCGAAGCCGACAAGCTCGCCGCCGCAAGGGAGCTAGCCGCGCAAAAATCAGCGGCGACCCAACGGCAAACCACGGTCTCTCCTCCGGCCGCACCAGCACCGACCATGAAGGATGAAAATAAGCTGGCCCTAAGGCGGAACGTCGCGCCGCAACAGGTGCTCAAGGAAGATTTGCCGGCAGTGTCGCAGCTTGTCCCGGCGACAGCGGACTTCAAGGCTCTCACCTCCGATCGGCCCGAGGGCGTCGTCACGCGTTTCATGCAGGACCGGCTCGAGATTCTCTTTTGGCTGCGACCGCCCGAAGCGCCCGGGATGGTTTTCGGCTGTCTCGTCGGGGCCGAGGCCTTGAACGATATCTGGCGGGATGCGTTGCCCGATAATCCCGCGCCCGATTATGTCCTCGCGCTCCTGAACGACAAAACCCGCCCGGTCGCCACCCAGCCGGCCAACGTGACGGGACGCGATTGGCGCCGCCCGTTTGTCGCTTCCGAAATAGGCGAGGCGCTGCCGCACTGGGAAGCGGCGCTCTATCTTGTGCGCCCGGAACAATTGCAGGAAAACGCCCGCCGGGTTCGGCGCAATCTCCTGCTTCTGGTGGCGGCGGCCCTGGCGGCCATCGGCTTTGGCGGCTGGGCCGTCTTCGCGGACGCGCGGCGACAACTTGCGCTCGCCCAAAAGAAAACCGATTTCGTTTCCAATGTCTCGCATGAGCTCAAGACCCCGCTGACGTCGATCCGGATGTTTGCCGAAATGATGCAAAGCGGGAACGCCTCCGCGGAAAAACGTCCCCAGTATCTCAGGATCATTGTGGCCGAAGCCGAACGGCTCACCCGTTTGATTAACAACGTGCTCGATTTCGCGCGCCTCGAGCGAAAGCAGAAGCGTTACGATTTTCGTCCGCTCGATTTGCACGCCGTCCTGGTCCGAACCTGGGAGGGACAGGAACTCCATCTGCGCGAGCAGGGATTCACCACGCGATGGCAGGCCGCGCCACCCCCTTATCCCGTTCGCGGCGATGAGGACGCGCTTGCCCAGATTCTCGTAAACCTCCTGTCGAACGCAGAGAAATACAGCGGCGAACAGAAAGAGGTCGAGGTCCACAGTTACCTGGCGCAGAATTCCGTTCACGTGAGTGTGCTCGATCGTGGTTCCGGCGTTCCTCCTGGCGAAGAAACGAAAATCTTCGAGGCGTTTTATCGGGCGCACGATTCGCTCGCGAGCGGGATCCAGGGTTCCGGCCTTGGCCTGACGCTCGCCCAGCGGCTGGCGAAGGAACACGGCGGCGAGATCACCTACCAGGCGCGGGAGGGCGGCGGGAGTAACGTCACTCTGCGTCTTCCCTTGAACACGGAGGAAACATGA
- a CDS encoding response regulator transcription factor, with the protein MKKRVLVVEDDAHIRLGLCDALRAEGYDVTECGDGAQAGPLIKQTKPDLIILDIMLPGKSGFELCREIRTAKDRVPILMLSAKGQEIDKVVGLELGADDYVTKPFSLRELLARVQALLRRAQAGGAASELPMEIAFGKVRIDCKALRGKRGKQSIELTPRELKVLSVLYRERGNAVSREALLNEVWGVDYFGTTRTLDQLIAKLRQKIEDVPGEPRHLMTVHTLGYRLEV; encoded by the coding sequence ATGAAAAAGCGAGTGCTCGTGGTTGAGGATGATGCCCACATTCGGCTCGGGCTTTGCGATGCCCTGCGCGCGGAAGGGTACGACGTCACGGAGTGCGGCGACGGCGCGCAGGCCGGCCCATTGATCAAACAAACCAAACCCGACCTGATCATTCTCGACATCATGTTGCCGGGGAAAAGCGGGTTCGAATTGTGCCGCGAAATTAGGACCGCGAAGGACCGTGTCCCGATCCTGATGCTCTCGGCCAAGGGCCAGGAGATCGACAAGGTGGTCGGCCTGGAGCTGGGCGCGGACGATTACGTGACCAAACCGTTCAGCCTCCGCGAGCTGCTGGCGCGGGTGCAGGCGCTCCTCCGCCGGGCCCAGGCCGGAGGAGCGGCGAGCGAACTGCCCATGGAGATTGCATTCGGCAAGGTGCGGATCGATTGCAAAGCTTTGCGTGGGAAACGGGGGAAACAGTCGATCGAGCTGACTCCGCGCGAACTCAAAGTGCTGTCGGTGCTTTATCGCGAACGTGGAAACGCGGTTTCGCGCGAAGCGCTTCTAAACGAAGTCTGGGGCGTCGATTACTTCGGCACAACGCGCACCCTGGATCAATTAATCGCGAAGCTCCGGCAAAAAATCGAAGACGTCCCCGGCGAGCCGCGTCATCTGATGACGGTGCACACGCTCGGATATCGCTTGGAAGTTTGA